The following DNA comes from Candidatus Izemoplasmatales bacterium.
CTGTTCCGCCGCCTCCTTGGCGATCGCCCGGTAGCGTTCGAGCTTGCGGGGTTCGTCGGCAGGTTCGAGTTTCACGACGGAACGGGAGAAGACGGTCGGGACGATCTCGGCGGCGCCGAGTTCGGTCGCCTTCTCGATCATCCATTCGAACCGGTCCTTCCGGATGAGCGCCTGGGCGATCCCGACGAAGGGACCCGACGCCTTCGTTTCCAGTTCCCGGACGACGGCGAAGACGGCCGCGTCGGGTTCGAAGGCGCGCAAGACGCAAAGAAGGGCGCGCCCGTCCCCGTCGACGACGTGGACCTCCGCTCCCGGCTTCATCCGCATGACGTTCCTGATATGATGCAAGTCGCCGCCCGCGATCCGGACTTCCGTTCCGCATACGGCGGCGTTTTCCACGAAGTATCGCTGCATGTCCATCACCGTCCCCATTGTACCACACGAAGTCATGTTTGGAAAAGGGAAGCGGCCCTCGTCGGGCCGCTTCGCTTGTTCAGTTCCAATACGGATAGTCGCCGTTCTCGAGGTCGTTGATGATTGACAGGATCGGCGAGGAGCCGGTGAAGAAGTAGCGCGAGGAGGCGTTCTTGTCGAAGCCGCTGTCCTTGATCAGGAGCAGTGTCGGCGTGCCGACCTCGTTTTTACCGAGGGTCGTCAGAAAAACGGTCTCCTTTGTCGCGGTGGCGTTGTCGACGTTGAGGAAATAGATCGTGCGGTCGGCGTACGCGCCGGCGAAGGCGAGCACTTCGTCCTTGATCGAATTGCAGGTATAGCAGGATTCCGAATAGAGGTAGACGATGTAGGTGCCCTCGCGGCGGTTGAAGACCTCGTCGTAGTCCTCGATGTAGTCGAAGTCGTCGTAGTCGGGGCCGCCCAAGGTGGTCGTCGCCGTCTGGCAGGCGACGAGGGCGAAGCCGACGAGGAGGGTCAGGAGGGGGAAGAGGAGCCGTCTGATGGTCATGGTGCGATCCGCCTTTCGATGCGATACATCCATTATAACAAAAGCGCGTGCGTTTTTGTTGTGATGTTTTCAGTATTTCTGCACGGCTTCGTACGCGCGGGCGGCCTTGCCGTCGCGCATCGTCACGATCGTCGTCTCGGTGAACTTCTGGAGCACTTCCATCTTCTGCGGCGGCGTCGCGAGGATGATCTGGACCGGCAGCTGGCCGATGAACTCCATCATCGCCTTGATGCGGGTCGTGTCCATCTTGTCGAAGACCTCGTCGAAGAGGATCAGGCCGATCGCGTCGGCGACGTTGCCGCGGCTCGCCTGCGTGAAGACGCGGACGAACGAGGCGATCGTGGCGACGTAGAAAGGAACCTGGGTCTCGCCGCCCGACTTCTCCTTGAAGACCTTGGAGTAGAGGATGACGTCGCCCTGCGAGTTCTGGATGCGGATGTCGTAGTCCATGTAGGTGCGGTAGTCGGTGAACTTGTTGATCGCGCCGCCGCTGTTGAGGTCGTCCTGGGCGAGGTTGATGAAGAGTTCCTCGAGCTGGCGCTGGTACTTCATCTCGAAGTCGTAGTTGAAGATCTCGGTGCCGGTCCGCATCGACTCGTCGGAGAGGACCATGTCGTAGTAGTCGGCGTATTCCTTCGACTTCGGGAAGATGAACTCGTAGGTATCCTCGCCGAAGTGGATCACCTTGAGGGTGGCGTTGATCTTGGCGATCTCGTCCTGCGCGGAGACGATGTAGTTCCGCAGCTTGGCGATGAAGTCCTCCTTGAAGAGCTTCTCGGCGGCTTCGCGCGCCTCGCGCACCTTCGACTCGTACTTGACGAGTTCGGAGCGCACGAGCTTGTTCAGCTCCTCGAGGTAGTAGCCCATGTGCTCGTAGCCGTAGGGATACCCGAGGTTGTAGCTGTTGGTGTACCGGAACTGCTTCTGGCGGAGCGAGTCCTCGAGGTTCTTGAGGTTCTGGAGCTCGGCCTCGATCTTCTTCCGGTACTCCATCTCGACCTTGACGGGATCCTTCGCCGACGCCACTTCGCGGGCGAAGAGGTCGGCGGCGTTCTCCTCCATCGCGAGGTTGTCCCCGGCGATGCGCGAGAGTTCGGCGCGGATGCCGTCCTGACGGCCTTCGAGGACAACGAGGTCCTCGTTGATCTTGATGGCGTCGCTTCTCAGCTTGCCGGTCTCCTCGAAGAGGCGGCGGCGCTGGTTGTTGAGGGCGCGGACGTCGTCCTTGATCTTCTCGTACTCGAGCCGGAGTTCGTTCACCGTCGCCGTCGGAAGGTCCGCCTTGCGGTCCTTCGCGTTGCCGAGCGACTTCTCGAGCGAGGCGAGGACGACGCCGGAGCCGATCTGGTCGATCAGGTCCTTGAAGCCGAGGCGGCCGATCAGGATGTTCTCGTTCGTGATCTTCGTGATCTCGTCGTTCAGCGCGTTGTATTTCGCGCGCGCCTGCACGGCCAGGTTCTTCCACTTCTCGAGCTGGGCCTCGTGGGCGCGTTTTCCGATGAAGGGCTTCTCGGTGTTCTTGTTCAGGCTGCGGACCGTGAAGGAACGGTAGACGACGCCCTCGCGGGTGATCGCCTGCGGATGGTTCTCGAGGTCCTTGACGTCCTGGACCATGATCAGGCTGCCGCAGGTCATCGTCACGTAGTGGGCGGCGTCGACGTTGTCGGTCGCGATGATCGTGGCGAGCGAGGAAGGCTGGTTGTTGATGAAGTGGGCGATCTTCTTGGTGTTGACGAGGCCGAAGCCGGAGAGGTTGGTCTGGTCCTTCAGGCGGTTGTAGATCTGGAGCGCCTCGTCGAAGTAGCGGGGTTCGACGATCAGGTTGAAGCGCTGGCCGCCGAGGTAGTCCTCGACCGTGTCCGCCCACTTCGGGTCGGTCACCTCGAGGAGCTCGGCGAGGACGTGGACCGAGGCGTCGATGCCGAAACGGTTCCTGATCCCTTCCTTGATCCGGTTCTGCAGCTCGACGAGCGCGGGATGGTAGCGGAGACGGTTGTTCTCGAGGTCCTTGAGGGCGGCGAAGATCTCGTTGATCTCGGCGAGCGCGACCTTGCGGTCGCCTTCCGCCTTGCCGACGGCCTTGCTGCCGGCCTCGACCTTTTCGCGGAGCCGCTTCTCGATGTCGTATAGGGCAAGCCGGGTCTTGTCGACGTCGACGGCGGAGACGTTCACGAGATCGAGCTTGGCGAGCTCGTCGTAGATCTTGTCCTTGAAGTCCTCGCGGAGTTCCGTCACCGTCGGTTTCAGACGACCGACGCGGTCGAGGAACGCCCTCCTGATCTCGCGCTGGTCCTCGACCTTGCCGGTGAGGTCGAGGATCTCGCGGTCGAAGAGCTCGCCGGCCTTGAAGGTTTCGTCCGACTGCATCATCGCATAGATGTCCTTCGACCGGTCCTCGGCGGCGGCGATCGAGTTCTCGACGCCGTCGATCTCCTTCTTGTAGCGTTCGACGGCGTATTTGTTCTTCTCGAGGTCGGAGAGTTTCGCCGAGACGATCGTCTTGGTGTTCTCGAGGTCGATCAGTTTGAGGAGATACTCGTAGAAGCGCTTCGTGTCCTGGTTCTTCTTGATCTCCTCGTAGGTGAGCTTCATGTCCTCGAGATCGGTCACCTTCTGCTTGATCAGCTTGAGGGTGACCTCGAGGTCGCGGTAGGCGTGGATCGATTCCTTGATCGACTCGACGTCGAGCGTCTTCTCCTCGAGCAGGTAGCGGTAGATGAACTCCTTGACGTCGGCGATCGGCTTGAACGCGAGCGCCTTCGGAAGGAGCGAGAAGTACGTCTCGTTGATCGAGCCGAACTTCTGGCGGAAGGCCAGCTTCGCCTCGCGGCGGGTCGGATAGACCTCGGTGGCGCGCTTCAGTTTCTTGAAGTTGAGGGTCGTGAGGATCCGCCCCTCGTCGTCGACGAAGAGCTTTTCGTGCATCGGTCCGTCGACCGAGTAGAAGAGCGCCTTCGGAGGCAGGACGTCGCCGAAGACGTCGATCACGGCGCCGACGACGAAGAAGCTCTTCGTCTTCTCGTCCATGAACTCGAGCGCCACGTGGCCGGTGACGTCGCCGACGCGGAGGTATTCCTGGTTGTCGATCCCGAGCTTGCACTTGACGTAGCCGCGCAGGTCGCGCTTACTCTTCTCGTTCGCGGCGAGGTTGAAGATCTGGTCGCCGGCGGTGAGGATGAAGGCGATCGCGTCGACGATCGTCGACTTGCCGGTCGCGTTCTGGCCGGTGATCAGGGTGTTGTTCCGGATGTTGAGGGTTTCGTTCCCGAAGAAGTGCCAGTTGATCAGGCGGACCTTAGTTAGCTTCTTCAACGGCCTGTCCCCCTTCCTTGCTGGCGAGGCGGCGGATCACGTCGACGACGTCGTTGATGTTCGACGTGGAGATCGCCATCAGGATCGTCGGATAGACGATGATGCGGGTGTTGCCCTGGGCGGGGTCGCCGAGCGGTTCGATCAGGTTGTACTTGCGGTACATCCGGATCACCGCCACGAGGTCGGTCTTGTTCATCTTCTTCTTCAGTTCGAGGGCGTCGTACTTCTGGTGGATCTCGTCGACCGTGATCACGACGTTGTCGTTCACCGAGGTCTCGACGAGGTGCTGGTGGTAGAGGATGCGGAGGATCAGGAGGATGAGCGACTCCTCCTTCTTCAG
Coding sequences within:
- a CDS encoding RsmE family RNA methyltransferase, with protein sequence MQRYFVENAAVCGTEVRIAGGDLHHIRNVMRMKPGAEVHVVDGDGRALLCVLRAFEPDAAVFAVVRELETKASGPFVGIAQALIRKDRFEWMIEKATELGAAEIVPTVFSRSVVKLEPADEPRKLERYRAIAKEAAEQSRRTAIPSIRPVAKLADLPFSDYDRVYVCYEASGTEDMLFRVVKPADLDGKLLFIVGPEGGIAPDELDFLKSRGCVVCGLGSRILRSETASMYVLSALDALFEASR
- a CDS encoding thioredoxin family protein, giving the protein MTIRRLLFPLLTLLVGFALVACQTATTTLGGPDYDDFDYIEDYDEVFNRREGTYIVYLYSESCYTCNSIKDEVLAFAGAYADRTIYFLNVDNATATKETVFLTTLGKNEVGTPTLLLIKDSGFDKNASSRYFFTGSSPILSIINDLENGDYPYWN
- a CDS encoding SbcC/MukB-like Walker B domain-containing protein, coding for MKKLTKVRLINWHFFGNETLNIRNNTLITGQNATGKSTIVDAIAFILTAGDQIFNLAANEKSKRDLRGYVKCKLGIDNQEYLRVGDVTGHVALEFMDEKTKSFFVVGAVIDVFGDVLPPKALFYSVDGPMHEKLFVDDEGRILTTLNFKKLKRATEVYPTRREAKLAFRQKFGSINETYFSLLPKALAFKPIADVKEFIYRYLLEEKTLDVESIKESIHAYRDLEVTLKLIKQKVTDLEDMKLTYEEIKKNQDTKRFYEYLLKLIDLENTKTIVSAKLSDLEKNKYAVERYKKEIDGVENSIAAAEDRSKDIYAMMQSDETFKAGELFDREILDLTGKVEDQREIRRAFLDRVGRLKPTVTELREDFKDKIYDELAKLDLVNVSAVDVDKTRLALYDIEKRLREKVEAGSKAVGKAEGDRKVALAEINEIFAALKDLENNRLRYHPALVELQNRIKEGIRNRFGIDASVHVLAELLEVTDPKWADTVEDYLGGQRFNLIVEPRYFDEALQIYNRLKDQTNLSGFGLVNTKKIAHFINNQPSSLATIIATDNVDAAHYVTMTCGSLIMVQDVKDLENHPQAITREGVVYRSFTVRSLNKNTEKPFIGKRAHEAQLEKWKNLAVQARAKYNALNDEITKITNENILIGRLGFKDLIDQIGSGVVLASLEKSLGNAKDRKADLPTATVNELRLEYEKIKDDVRALNNQRRRLFEETGKLRSDAIKINEDLVVLEGRQDGIRAELSRIAGDNLAMEENAADLFAREVASAKDPVKVEMEYRKKIEAELQNLKNLEDSLRQKQFRYTNSYNLGYPYGYEHMGYYLEELNKLVRSELVKYESKVREAREAAEKLFKEDFIAKLRNYIVSAQDEIAKINATLKVIHFGEDTYEFIFPKSKEYADYYDMVLSDESMRTGTEIFNYDFEMKYQRQLEELFINLAQDDLNSGGAINKFTDYRTYMDYDIRIQNSQGDVILYSKVFKEKSGGETQVPFYVATIASFVRVFTQASRGNVADAIGLILFDEVFDKMDTTRIKAMMEFIGQLPVQIILATPPQKMEVLQKFTETTIVTMRDGKAARAYEAVQKY
- a CDS encoding DUF4194 domain-containing protein yields the protein MILQNFEGLTSAQRAMFADTVTKLLSSAFLARDKKDNKELYYFVLSFKNYFDEYFGVIGYELILDRDRGAIQLVTKENTNLVKLKKEESLILLILRILYHQHLVETSVNDNVVITVDEIHQKYDALELKKKMNKTDLVAVIRMYRKYNLIEPLGDPAQGNTRIIVYPTILMAISTSNINDVVDVIRRLASKEGGQAVEEAN